A single Klebsiella variicola DNA region contains:
- a CDS encoding MFS transporter, which yields MKEIALPLNPTPARVWIAVIALGICAFSIVTSELAPVGMLSALAADFHQTESGMGLAVTAYGWVGALAALLSGAMPARISRKALLVGLMLTLALSCLAATRSYSMFALMSARMIGALAHGAFWALIGIVAAQLVPPHRLGLATAIIFGSVSAASVVGVPLASFIATLAGWRHAFLAVALLSLAAAAVLCSTLPALAASTPVRLGVYRDIFRNPLLCGLYGATACIITAHFAAFTYVEPLLITLQGVPATALSGLLLLSGVSGLVGNVIAGKLIDRHLKGLIFASLLLSGGVLAILGTGRLAPLPFCFSGLLLALWGAGIAIVFVGLQTWLLRSAGAVAQPASAIYVAIFNAAIGTGALVGGQLIATAGLSGMVWLAAGIMACSTLLIALLKAPSVG from the coding sequence ATGAAAGAGATTGCTTTACCCCTTAACCCAACCCCGGCGCGCGTCTGGATAGCCGTCATTGCGCTCGGGATCTGCGCCTTTTCGATCGTCACCAGCGAACTGGCGCCGGTGGGCATGCTCAGCGCCCTGGCGGCGGATTTTCACCAGACGGAATCCGGTATGGGGCTTGCCGTCACCGCCTACGGCTGGGTGGGCGCCCTGGCGGCCCTGCTTTCCGGCGCGATGCCGGCGCGTATTTCACGCAAGGCGCTGCTGGTCGGGCTGATGCTGACCCTGGCGCTTTCCTGCCTCGCCGCGACCCGGTCTTATTCCATGTTCGCCCTGATGAGCGCCCGCATGATTGGCGCCCTGGCGCATGGCGCCTTCTGGGCCTTAATTGGCATCGTCGCCGCGCAGCTGGTCCCGCCACACCGGCTGGGGCTGGCTACGGCAATCATTTTTGGCAGCGTGTCGGCGGCAAGCGTAGTGGGGGTACCGCTGGCGAGCTTTATCGCCACCCTGGCGGGCTGGCGACACGCGTTTTTGGCGGTGGCCCTGCTGTCACTGGCCGCAGCGGCAGTGCTATGCTCGACGCTGCCCGCGCTGGCCGCGTCCACCCCCGTCAGGCTGGGTGTTTATCGCGATATCTTCCGTAATCCGCTGCTCTGCGGCCTGTATGGCGCCACGGCCTGCATCATTACCGCTCACTTTGCCGCCTTCACCTACGTTGAACCGCTGCTGATAACACTGCAGGGAGTACCGGCGACCGCTCTCTCCGGCCTGCTGCTGTTGTCAGGGGTTTCCGGGCTGGTGGGTAACGTTATCGCGGGTAAGCTTATCGACCGTCATCTGAAGGGGCTGATTTTTGCTTCACTGCTGCTGAGCGGGGGCGTGCTGGCGATCCTCGGCACCGGACGGCTTGCGCCCCTGCCTTTCTGTTTTAGCGGGCTGCTGTTAGCCCTGTGGGGCGCCGGTATCGCGATCGTGTTCGTCGGCTTACAGACCTGGCTGCTGCGCAGCGCAGGCGCGGTCGCCCAGCCGGCGTCAGCCATTTACGTGGCTATTTTTAATGCCGCCATCGGCACCGGGGCGCTTGTCGGCGGCCAGCTGATCGCCACTGCGGGCTTGTCAGGCATGGTGTGGCTGGCGGCGGGGATCATGGCGTGCAGTACGCTGCTGATCGCCCTGCTGAAAGCGCCCTCAGTCGGCTAA
- a CDS encoding acyl-CoA--6-aminopenicillanic acid acyltransferase, whose protein sequence is MKKIAIRGSAYAVGQQLGAFGREAWHTKIRQTALWQTVTALKTAEQTQRMRAAVQAQWPQIWQELEGMAEGLQAPVDEVFAWNCRGDLVRSTSDGCTTLAGISAEGELIIAHNEDGFPQLRGDCAIVHVTPDVGLAFTSFAYPGSLCGHTFAVNEKGIVNTVNNIRAVHRPEGMPRQILARASLNATTLDEAITLLTATPRAGAFHHTLGQMGDSRLFSVEATGSGSSVRQLTATFGHANHLIHPQLETIEQIVTGSSGSRQQRLDAWLATNPSLDGVTAKAMLSDQQDPLLPIYRLSAEDPDDENTLATAIFTLSATRVAWQVFTLDRENAVLQGSL, encoded by the coding sequence ATGAAAAAAATCGCAATCCGTGGTTCCGCCTATGCGGTCGGTCAGCAGCTTGGCGCGTTTGGTCGTGAGGCCTGGCATACTAAAATCAGGCAAACAGCGCTGTGGCAAACTGTAACCGCCCTGAAAACGGCGGAGCAAACCCAGCGCATGCGCGCAGCCGTCCAGGCTCAGTGGCCGCAGATCTGGCAGGAGCTGGAGGGCATGGCGGAGGGGCTGCAGGCGCCGGTGGATGAGGTGTTTGCCTGGAACTGTCGCGGCGATCTGGTGCGTTCGACGTCGGATGGCTGCACTACCCTGGCGGGGATAAGCGCTGAGGGCGAGTTAATTATTGCGCATAATGAAGATGGCTTCCCGCAGCTGCGCGGTGACTGCGCCATCGTCCACGTGACACCGGATGTGGGCCTCGCCTTCACCAGCTTCGCCTACCCCGGCTCCCTGTGCGGGCACACCTTCGCGGTGAATGAGAAAGGGATAGTCAATACGGTCAACAATATTCGTGCTGTGCATCGTCCGGAGGGGATGCCGCGCCAGATACTGGCCCGCGCATCGCTGAATGCCACCACGTTAGATGAGGCCATTACCCTGCTGACCGCGACACCGCGCGCGGGCGCGTTTCACCACACACTGGGTCAAATGGGCGATAGCCGTCTGTTTAGCGTGGAAGCTACCGGCTCCGGCAGCTCAGTGCGCCAGCTGACCGCCACCTTTGGGCATGCCAACCATCTGATCCATCCCCAGCTTGAGACCATTGAACAGATCGTGACCGGGAGCTCCGGCTCACGCCAGCAGCGCCTGGACGCGTGGCTGGCGACGAACCCGTCGCTGGATGGGGTAACAGCGAAAGCGATGCTCTCCGACCAGCAGGATCCGCTGTTACCGATTTACCGGCTGTCTGCGGAAGATCCGGATGACGAAAATACGCTGGCGACGGCCATTTTTACCCTGAGCGCGACCCGGGTCGCATGGCAGGTCTTCACCCTGGATCGTGAAAACGCGGTTTTGCAGGGCAGCCTTTAG
- the glnH gene encoding glutamine ABC transporter substrate-binding protein GlnH: MTGLFNKLKLTLALVICSASFVTAAQDKITVGVDTAFVPFEFKQGDKYVGFDIDLWDAIAKKMHISYELRPMDFGGLIPGLQSRNLDVAMAGITITDARKQVVDFSDGYYNADLLIAVKSTDNSIAKFSDLTGKKVGLKQGTAAASFMKSKYKANYIEFPNIDNAYLDLQAGNLDAVVHDSPNVLYYVKTAGNGKVKSTGETDSILPQQYGFAMQKNSSLTPKVNQALQALRADGTYDKIYVKWFAKQPK, from the coding sequence ATGACTGGACTATTTAATAAATTAAAACTGACGCTGGCTTTGGTTATTTGTTCTGCCAGTTTTGTGACAGCAGCCCAGGACAAAATAACAGTGGGCGTGGATACCGCTTTTGTCCCTTTTGAATTTAAACAAGGTGATAAATATGTCGGCTTTGATATCGATTTGTGGGACGCTATCGCAAAGAAAATGCATATCAGCTACGAATTAAGGCCGATGGATTTCGGCGGCCTCATCCCCGGGCTGCAGTCGCGTAATCTGGACGTGGCGATGGCCGGCATAACCATTACCGATGCGCGTAAACAGGTCGTGGATTTCAGTGATGGGTATTATAATGCCGACCTGTTAATAGCCGTGAAAAGTACTGATAATTCCATTGCCAAATTCAGTGATTTGACCGGGAAAAAAGTTGGCCTTAAGCAGGGGACGGCGGCGGCCAGCTTTATGAAAAGCAAATATAAAGCGAATTATATCGAGTTTCCGAATATCGATAACGCCTACCTTGATCTGCAGGCCGGCAATCTCGATGCCGTCGTTCACGATTCGCCAAATGTCCTTTACTATGTGAAGACGGCGGGTAATGGCAAGGTCAAATCCACCGGTGAGACGGACAGCATTCTGCCACAGCAATATGGCTTTGCGATGCAGAAAAACAGCAGCCTGACGCCAAAAGTGAACCAGGCTCTGCAGGCCCTGCGTGCCGATGGCACCTACGACAAGATTTACGTAAAGTGGTTTGCTAAACAGCCGAAATAA
- the glnQ gene encoding glutamine ABC transporter ATP-binding protein GlnQ: protein MVEFSAVAKNFGATQVLHDINLKIEAGEVVVIIGPSGSGKSTLLRCINKLEEISSGTLLVAGMHITDPHANECDIRREAGMVFQQFHLFPHLTALENVMFGPVRVRKQSKAAAREQALALLDRVGLRERANHYPAELSGGQQQRVAIARALAVKPKMMLFDEPTSALDPELRHEVLKVMRSLAEEGMTMVIVTHEIGFAREVASRLIFIDGGTIAEDGSPEVLLTASSNPRLQEFLQHVS, encoded by the coding sequence ATGGTTGAATTTAGCGCGGTGGCGAAAAACTTCGGCGCCACTCAGGTGCTGCACGATATCAATTTAAAGATTGAAGCGGGCGAGGTGGTGGTGATCATTGGCCCGTCCGGCTCGGGAAAATCGACCCTGTTGCGCTGCATTAACAAGCTGGAGGAGATCTCTTCGGGAACGCTGCTGGTGGCGGGCATGCATATTACGGATCCGCACGCGAATGAGTGTGATATTCGCCGCGAAGCCGGTATGGTGTTTCAACAGTTTCATTTGTTCCCGCATCTGACCGCCCTTGAGAATGTCATGTTCGGTCCGGTTCGCGTGCGTAAGCAGAGTAAGGCCGCGGCGCGGGAGCAGGCGCTGGCGTTGCTGGACCGCGTGGGTCTGCGTGAACGCGCCAACCACTATCCGGCAGAGCTCTCGGGGGGGCAGCAGCAACGCGTGGCGATAGCTCGTGCCCTGGCGGTAAAACCCAAAATGATGTTATTTGATGAGCCAACATCCGCTCTCGATCCCGAACTGCGGCATGAGGTGTTAAAGGTCATGCGCTCGCTGGCCGAAGAGGGCATGACGATGGTGATTGTGACCCATGAGATTGGCTTTGCCAGAGAGGTGGCTTCCCGGTTGATCTTTATTGATGGCGGCACCATTGCCGAAGATGGTTCACCTGAGGTGCTGCTCACTGCCAGCAGCAATCCGCGTCTGCAAGAGTTTTTGCAACACGTATCCTGA
- the glnP gene encoding glutamine ABC transporter permease GlnP, protein MNFDSRYIWDALPLLMQGLQLTLIISLSGLLGGLIIGLLAGTCRALGGTISKTVSLVFVELIRGTPIMVQVMFIYFALPMVLPVRIDPVPAAIITIVINSGAYIAEITRGAILSINKGFKEASLAMGLSPRSTLLHVIMPLAFRRMIPALGNQWIISIKDTSLFIVIGVAELTRQGQEIIAGNFRALEVWTAVAMIYLFLTLCLSFLLKQLEKRIHIL, encoded by the coding sequence ATGAATTTTGACAGTCGCTATATTTGGGATGCTTTACCGCTGCTGATGCAGGGCTTGCAGCTGACGCTGATTATCTCTTTGTCCGGTTTGTTAGGTGGGTTAATCATTGGCTTGCTGGCGGGAACCTGCCGCGCATTAGGCGGGACAATATCAAAAACGGTATCGCTGGTGTTTGTGGAATTAATCCGTGGAACGCCGATCATGGTGCAGGTGATGTTTATCTACTTCGCCCTGCCGATGGTGTTGCCAGTGCGTATTGACCCGGTTCCTGCCGCAATTATTACCATTGTGATTAACTCCGGCGCTTATATAGCGGAGATCACCCGGGGCGCGATTCTGTCGATCAATAAAGGTTTTAAAGAAGCCAGCCTGGCGATGGGGTTATCGCCACGCAGCACCCTATTACATGTCATTATGCCGCTGGCTTTTCGGCGAATGATCCCGGCATTAGGCAATCAGTGGATTATCAGTATAAAAGATACCTCGCTCTTTATTGTGATTGGCGTGGCAGAATTAACCCGCCAGGGACAAGAGATTATTGCCGGTAACTTTCGGGCGCTGGAGGTGTGGACGGCGGTGGCGATGATTTATCTGTTTTTGACATTGTGCCTGAGCTTCCTGCTGAAACAACTTGAGAAAAGGATCCATATTTTATGA